CTTTTTCGCTCCCTTTGTGTCactcccttcttctgctgtcgTTTTCCGCCTCACACAAGAATATGTTTGCACCAAAGTACTGCTTGTTTTATGTGACAGAAGCCTTGTGATGTTTGATCCCTTGCCCGTACAGATTTTCTCTTTAACCGGATTCGTTCCTTCCAGTTTAGTTCCATTTAAGAGACTCGATGCTTTTCCGTTCGTGCGTGTCAGgtctttctgcatgcggtcGCGCCAATGTCTCCGAGAACTGCTTCCGAGTGATGTAAGCGAAAACGCGTAAAAGTATGGAGTTGCTGGTTCAAGGTTAGGGGCCATGCAAAGAGATGCCTTGTCTTGTCCAACTTGCGGAATGCTGTTCCTGAATTCTTCAAGCCGACGGGCCGGAATGTGCATCCACGATAAATATGCCAGCGTGGCGTCAGCCGAGACTTTGCTGAGCAGATAAACTCCCCTGTTCAAATAATAACTTCGTGCACTGCTCGTCTCTTGGTTTCTGTCCTTTGATTATCCCCCCCATCCTAAGGCCATATACCCAGCTGTTGAtcgtttcctttcctgtttcctctgaaTTATCTTGGTTGGCGCGTATGGTACACTTCATATCAGTGGTAGTTCGAGTTCTTCCTACGAAGGAgcgcgaaaaggaaaaaacggttGCTTGGAAGCCGCAGTCAGTAACAGAGTTGGTTTATTCCAAGCACAGAACCTATCCGGTAGTAAGGTATAAGGAAGTAGCAAATCTACCATAGGAGATGTATACTGCTAGTGGAATTGCACTACTGCTAATAATTAAGGTCATATTAAGTGCCCACATAATCACCTATCCAATGACTGCATTTCGAGTCATGACCTGTAACTGTAGCTGTTAAACTTTAGAAGAGTCGAGAATCAACCAAACATGCATGACATAAAAAGTGTGCATCCAGTTACTAAACGTATGTGCTGCTTCGTGCGCAGAACGAACTAACTTCCGTTAGGCTCAGGACCAAAGAAGGTACCGAGATTATCGCTGTCCAGTTTGCCGGCTACACGCTCATTGCCATTCAGAACTGCACTGGAAAGCCGTATGACTACGGTGAAGAGAGTGTCGACCAGAAGGAACAAGAGTGGGAAGAACTGTGAGCGGTAACCTGTCACTTGAAACGAACTTAAAAAAACCACCACACGAAAATGACAAGTGGAATGAAAATGATTAGCTAGTTTTGGGACAACTCAAAACACCTCACTTGTGCGGCTTCCGTGAACCACAACGTTTCTAGTCCTATCATCCATGCTGCTCGAACCTACAACAGAAAACCTTTCTTGGATTTCCTTCGTGTGCGGAGTTCATTTCGCACATTTCACTAATCTCAGACGTCTATGTCCGTTTTCGCTCTTTGTCACTCGGAGGAACGTGGTCCTCTGATGGGAACAAATTAAAATGAAAACACCCCAACAAACTGATACCAGACTCTCAGATACACGTTCCAGTTTCGATGCTGAAATCACATTGCAAGCCCAGATGGATAACGAAGAGCTGCTCAAAAATACACTGCACTACAGAAAAACACATATAAGTACTACAGCGGATAATTAAGCACCTAAAGGATGAATATTGGTCAGCGTACCCGAACTGAACTCTCAAATGCGATGCATTTGATTCTCGGTCCTAAAACAACGACGACCTCGGGAACCGGGAATAAACACACTTTTGCAGAAAATGGATATCAGCATCGTTACTACAGACCTATTCACCACACTACAGACCAGTACAAATAAACTATCTTCGAGAAAAGTAGTTTCGGGGAATCACGAATTGCCGAGCCTACGACCCAAACGACCGAAACGTTATACTGTGCCCTGTTCGATGACCGGCTATGTCTTACAATACCACAATGGGACACATAAAGGTGCAAACAAAGTAAAAACACAACTCGAAATTCGCTGTTACGGCACTGAGAATCAAACTGTAGAACGAGACTCAGCATCGAAGTGGACCTGTCACAATCAAGCTGGTTAACGCCGAGAAGCTACACCGGATATCAAACGATGAGCGCTTTTCACATTTTTGGGGCAGAAGGCGGTAGCGGTTTTCCTTGGATGCCGGGTTTTGAGCGACTCGCCTTAGAGTGTCAACTGACACGAAAGATTGTTTTGCACGTTTGAAGTCTGTGAAACGGTTTTTTAACAGAAAGGCCTACTCCATAATCACTCGCGCCTTCCGGATCTGTGACTGGATTCGAACCACCCATTGCACACTGTCCCTTATGGCCCGCATTTTTAAAGCACGGGAATGGCAAGCCTCTAAAACACGAATGAGCGGTTCCCACGCCACCACAATCAGTCGCATTTTTTGTGTCAGCTCTCGAACTGCGTCTGGTTTCATAAACACCATTGTGTTGCCGAGCTGAGAGCAAAATGCggaacacacacacacaaatggCGTTTGAGCCACGTCCAAAGAATTTGCCCTTAAACTGTCTTTCAAggtgaaaagagaaacgcattATCGACacaagaaagacacaggagagGACACTGTATTTACAAAGGCGCATGACAAACGCGTCAATGGGAAAACAAAATGTTACCTACGACGACACGCCAGAGCACACTGCGTTGTTCCGCAAAAGCACATGTGAGCTATGCAACCGACCAAGAAAGCCTCCTTCCGTCACCCACAATAAAATAATGTCTTCAGGAGGTTTGTTCGCGACACAAATTAACACTACTGCGTGGTGTTTCTGTGTCTAGGTTCTTTAGACTTGCCCCTGAAGGTGACGATACCTTCAAGGGTGACCGGCAGAGACGCTCACAGATAAAACGCGCCTTTGCGCACGTATGTTTTGAAGCATCGATGCGGAAATAATCGAACATTAAGGATGTTTCGCACAAAACCAGTAGCTTTGTGTAGGATAACTCTCCTTACCGCCCATTTGGCTTGTGGTACATTTGCTCGAGTAAGaagctgcttcgtcttctcctttctgccaACGAGTCCATCAAAAAGACATGGAGAACACGTCGTATGCAGGACACACCTGGGTATACATTAATAGTGTGGATGCCTTATTCTCGGGACGCTATGACCCACGCGAGAGAGATTTACACTCCACTCCATGGTTGAGGGTAGTCTCAGCCCACAGGTACAACATCTGTGAAGACAACTCTGGA
This window of the Toxoplasma gondii ME49 chromosome VI, whole genome shotgun sequence genome carries:
- a CDS encoding dynein light chain 2B, cytoplasmic, putative (encoded by transcript TGME49_239550), which codes for MAGTVNEVDEVIRNWIADNPKVVGYVVITADGIPIKYHEKMPHEKAVQYAALLSSFCMRSRQCLRELLPSDNELTSVRLRTKEGTEIIAVQFAGYTLIAIQNCTGKPYDYGEESVDQKEQEWEEL